In Thermococcus sp., the following proteins share a genomic window:
- a CDS encoding extracellular solute-binding protein has translation MRRMLGILLIFVLGLSVVASGCISGSSSGTSSSATQGITLVIVTRHDATIQYKTKELFLKSEIAKEYHITNLKFIGVPESLWPEYIKKGADVGWGGGPTLFDDMYKMGYLAPITDKKVLSLIGTQIPKELAGMPMIREENGKVYWIAAALSSFGFTVNKQVLEKQNLPFPHKWEDIATADWARDPPMYGIADPTRSTSNTRIYQIILQAFGWDKGWRILTLIAANSKVYEASDAVRDAVINGEIAAGNTIDFYGYTAMKQNPNCVYVIPKGESIINGDPIALLKYSKHPEAAQAFIYWVLTQGQAVWMSPDINRLPINPTIFNQTITQEEAQVLFNGKYAGETFAQARPTLLKAYKLSISSKGIPFNSTEALNTVNALQYYFKATLIDVNGPLHQTWMAIVNAYKSGKITKEQFEQLKDELTAPIEFKDPETGKMVTFTEQYAAKINNRIATDAAFQGQLMQEWRNAAQAKYNKVMEDLKKMEGS, from the coding sequence ATGAGGCGGATGCTCGGAATACTGCTTATATTTGTTTTGGGTCTTAGTGTTGTCGCAAGCGGGTGTATAAGTGGAAGTAGCAGTGGCACAAGCAGCAGTGCGACCCAGGGCATTACTCTGGTTATAGTTACAAGGCACGACGCCACAATCCAGTACAAGACAAAGGAACTGTTTCTAAAGAGCGAGATTGCCAAGGAATACCACATAACCAACCTTAAGTTCATTGGCGTTCCGGAGTCACTCTGGCCTGAGTACATCAAGAAGGGTGCCGACGTTGGCTGGGGTGGAGGTCCAACCCTTTTCGATGACATGTATAAGATGGGTTACCTCGCTCCAATAACAGACAAGAAAGTCCTGAGCCTTATAGGCACCCAGATTCCCAAGGAGCTCGCTGGAATGCCGATGATTAGGGAGGAAAACGGTAAGGTCTACTGGATTGCGGCGGCTCTTTCGTCCTTCGGTTTCACCGTCAACAAGCAGGTCCTTGAGAAACAGAACCTTCCTTTCCCCCACAAGTGGGAGGACATAGCCACAGCAGACTGGGCCCGCGACCCGCCGATGTACGGCATAGCCGACCCAACAAGGAGCACCTCCAACACCAGGATTTACCAGATTATCCTCCAGGCCTTCGGCTGGGACAAGGGATGGAGAATTCTGACCCTTATAGCGGCCAACTCCAAGGTTTACGAGGCGAGTGATGCCGTTAGAGACGCAGTTATAAACGGTGAGATTGCCGCTGGAAACACCATAGACTTCTATGGTTACACCGCAATGAAGCAGAACCCCAACTGTGTCTACGTTATACCGAAGGGAGAGAGCATTATTAACGGTGACCCCATAGCGCTTCTCAAGTACAGCAAGCACCCCGAGGCCGCTCAGGCCTTTATCTACTGGGTCCTCACACAGGGACAGGCCGTTTGGATGAGCCCCGACATCAACAGGCTTCCGATTAATCCGACGATTTTCAACCAGACCATCACCCAAGAGGAGGCCCAGGTTCTCTTTAACGGAAAATACGCCGGGGAGACCTTTGCACAGGCCCGCCCGACTCTGCTTAAGGCATACAAACTCTCTATATCAAGCAAGGGAATACCCTTCAACAGCACCGAGGCACTTAACACTGTGAACGCCCTGCAGTACTACTTCAAGGCCACGCTCATTGACGTTAACGGGCCGCTTCACCAGACATGGATGGCCATAGTCAACGCATACAAGAGTGGCAAGATAACCAAGGAGCAGTTCGAACAGCTCAAGGACGAACTTACGGCACCCATAGAGTTCAAAGACCCAGAAACTGGTAAGATGGTGACGTTCACGGAGCAGTACGCGGCCAAGATAAACAACAGGATTGCAACCGACGCCGCGTTCCAGGGTCAGCTCATGCAGGAGTGGAGAAACGCCGCTCAGGCCAAGTACAACAAGGTCATGGAAGACCTCAAGAAGATGGAGGGTAGCTGA
- a CDS encoding iron ABC transporter permease — protein sequence MKVSKWSERLFGTPLPDPVVIVSFLFPLLYLLAFLVIPVLVMLGTAFEYNGHISLYWFKSIFGSSYYFNLHPDGYLVKTVQYGGKEVYHFYGWDFGVVLNSIIVSISVMILTTILGTFFAFIMARYDFPGKNIMRILLFIPLLVTPFVNVVVVKKMFLPDGLINWIFYQHLHLFPKPVWIDGLVGVIIAQTITYYPIVYLNAYASFINIDPSLEEQAENLGSRGFHLFRTVTFPLALPGIMAGAILVGIFSLEDLAAPIVFQGSAIAKKLMSYQIYSSFVSGFAIGNPQMAALALIMLTIAIIMFLAVRWYVGLKQYAMLSKGGRWKPRVAKPKWWQALIIAFVAVPLLLITIFPQIGVVLLAFSKTWYGTWPSGFTLENMKAIITQPDIKRVILNSLLYSTVAIFIIILLSLTASYASSRFKKAKLAPILDSLATIPIAVPGIVIAMSYFFFFSTVPPFKGTILDPTNLLYFFPGAALILAYSIRRLPFAARSISAGLQQVHVSLEEAAMNLGAGRWKALTSILLPMISLNLLGGAMLSFVYCMSETSVGITLGSINSTWYPITAKMRELIMSAVGSANLAAALGVFLMLVQITAIVIANVITKQRYSFIGLT from the coding sequence ATGAAGGTCAGTAAGTGGAGTGAAAGACTATTCGGAACTCCCCTCCCAGACCCGGTTGTTATAGTGTCCTTCCTGTTCCCACTACTATACCTCTTGGCGTTTTTGGTCATCCCTGTTCTCGTAATGCTTGGAACGGCCTTCGAGTACAACGGTCATATATCCCTCTACTGGTTCAAGAGCATCTTCGGGTCAAGCTATTACTTTAACCTGCATCCCGATGGATATCTTGTCAAAACCGTGCAGTACGGAGGAAAAGAGGTCTACCACTTTTATGGATGGGACTTTGGTGTCGTTCTGAACTCAATCATCGTTTCCATAAGCGTCATGATTCTGACCACAATCCTCGGAACGTTCTTTGCCTTCATAATGGCCCGCTACGATTTCCCGGGCAAGAACATCATGCGTATCCTCCTCTTCATCCCACTCCTCGTTACTCCCTTCGTCAACGTCGTCGTTGTCAAGAAGATGTTCCTTCCTGATGGTCTCATAAACTGGATTTTCTACCAGCACCTTCACCTCTTCCCGAAGCCGGTATGGATTGACGGTCTAGTGGGTGTCATCATTGCCCAGACAATAACATACTATCCAATAGTATATCTCAACGCCTATGCGAGCTTCATTAACATAGACCCCAGCCTGGAGGAACAGGCAGAGAACCTTGGAAGCAGGGGCTTCCATCTCTTCAGAACGGTGACATTCCCACTGGCCCTACCCGGTATAATGGCAGGAGCCATTCTCGTGGGAATATTCAGTCTTGAAGACCTGGCCGCACCGATAGTCTTCCAAGGAAGTGCAATAGCAAAGAAGCTCATGTCATACCAGATTTACAGCTCGTTCGTTTCGGGTTTTGCAATCGGTAACCCACAAATGGCAGCTCTGGCTCTGATAATGCTCACGATAGCCATCATAATGTTCCTAGCCGTCAGGTGGTACGTCGGACTCAAGCAGTATGCCATGCTCAGCAAGGGCGGAAGATGGAAGCCAAGGGTTGCCAAGCCCAAGTGGTGGCAGGCCCTTATCATAGCCTTTGTCGCAGTTCCCCTCCTGTTAATAACAATATTCCCGCAGATTGGGGTTGTCCTCCTGGCCTTCTCAAAGACCTGGTACGGAACATGGCCCAGTGGCTTTACCCTCGAGAACATGAAGGCTATAATAACACAGCCAGACATAAAGCGCGTTATACTCAACAGCCTGCTATACTCAACGGTGGCAATATTTATTATTATACTCCTCTCTCTTACGGCCTCTTACGCCTCCAGCAGGTTCAAGAAGGCCAAGCTTGCCCCGATACTCGACAGCCTCGCAACCATACCGATAGCGGTTCCGGGAATAGTCATTGCGATGAGCTATTTCTTCTTCTTCTCAACGGTCCCGCCGTTCAAGGGAACAATCCTCGACCCCACGAACCTGCTTTACTTCTTCCCGGGAGCGGCGCTTATCTTGGCGTACTCTATCAGGCGTCTGCCCTTCGCGGCACGTTCTATCTCGGCCGGACTACAGCAGGTCCACGTTTCGCTTGAAGAAGCAGCAATGAACCTTGGGGCGGGCAGATGGAAGGCTCTAACGAGCATACTCCTGCCCATGATTTCTCTGAACCTTCTCGGCGGAGCGATGCTGAGCTTTGTCTACTGTATGAGTGAGACCAGTGTTGGTATCACCCTCGGTTCCATAAACTCCACATGGTACCCGATAACGGCCAAGATGAGAGAGCTCATTATGAGTGCCGTTGGAAGTGCAAACCTTGCGGCGGCTCTTGGTGTGTTCCTCATGCTCGTGCAGATAACGGCCATAGTTATAGCCAATGTAATAACCAAACAGAGGTACTCCTTCATTGGCCTTACCTGA
- a CDS encoding ABC transporter ATP-binding protein, with translation MVDVRLENIVKTFEGTTALKGISLHIKHKELFTLLGPSGCGKSTTLRIIAGLDYPDSGHIYFGDEDVTYLPSYQRGAVLVFQNYALWPHMTVFDNVAYGLKLKKLPKEEIKRKVEWALELVKLKGFENRYPTQLSGGQQQRVAIARALVVEPKVLLLDEPLSNLDAKLRLEMRSEIRRIQRELGITVIYVTHDQEEAMAISDRIAVMNVGTVEQVGTPRDIYERPRTEFVASFMGKTNVIPAKVVERNGDRVTVEFESFRLDGLYYTEKNDNVVLVIRPERIKFRPGENTVSLEGTVDLIEYYGFFTEVVGIFGNTRIIARAISDKEVANLKPTQPVTFYIDRDDIIVLPKQTL, from the coding sequence ATGGTTGATGTAAGGCTTGAAAACATCGTGAAGACCTTTGAGGGAACGACCGCCCTTAAGGGCATAAGCCTTCACATAAAACACAAGGAACTCTTTACCTTGCTCGGCCCGAGCGGGTGTGGAAAGTCAACGACGCTGAGGATTATAGCGGGCTTAGATTACCCAGACAGTGGGCACATCTACTTCGGCGACGAGGATGTTACTTACCTTCCTTCCTACCAGCGCGGTGCAGTCCTTGTCTTCCAGAACTACGCCCTTTGGCCTCACATGACCGTTTTTGACAACGTCGCTTACGGACTGAAGCTAAAGAAACTTCCAAAGGAGGAAATCAAGAGAAAAGTGGAGTGGGCCCTTGAGCTCGTCAAGCTGAAGGGCTTTGAGAACCGCTATCCAACCCAGCTCTCCGGTGGACAGCAACAGCGTGTGGCAATAGCGAGGGCCCTTGTCGTTGAGCCTAAAGTTCTTCTCCTCGACGAGCCACTGAGCAACCTCGATGCCAAGCTTAGACTTGAGATGCGCTCTGAGATAAGGAGAATTCAGCGTGAGCTCGGCATAACCGTCATCTACGTCACCCACGACCAGGAGGAGGCCATGGCAATAAGCGACAGAATAGCCGTCATGAACGTCGGAACCGTTGAACAAGTCGGAACCCCAAGGGACATATACGAGAGACCTCGGACGGAATTCGTCGCGAGCTTTATGGGTAAGACCAACGTCATCCCGGCCAAAGTCGTCGAGAGGAACGGCGACCGCGTTACAGTGGAATTTGAAAGCTTCCGCCTCGATGGGCTTTACTACACCGAGAAGAACGACAACGTCGTCCTCGTCATAAGGCCGGAGCGCATAAAGTTCAGGCCCGGGGAGAACACGGTTTCGCTCGAGGGAACCGTTGACCTCATTGAGTACTACGGATTCTTCACCGAGGTCGTCGGCATATTCGGCAATACCAGAATCATTGCGAGGGCCATAAGCGACAAGGAAGTAGCAAACCTGAAACCGACTCAGCCGGTTACCTTTTACATTGATAGGGACGACATAATAGTCCTGCCCAAGCAGACTCTCTGA
- a CDS encoding DUF447 domain-containing protein, producing the protein MLDVFEEKKVYEVLLVTRSNITPAGVVRDGKKLRFKLFPGKSFREVLETGKASIQLTNDPELLVRTALNLPLKLEFEEQNGHRWIRGLPGVYGNVTSKVEHWEDNLGETEVLICELVPEGKIEGMLPLRPFSRADCVLVEMAVLFTRYLVNPREDLREKILELYSVYRHLGGMSPVSNYMVSFLTKKNQNGW; encoded by the coding sequence ATGCTGGACGTTTTTGAGGAAAAAAAGGTCTATGAGGTTCTCCTTGTCACGAGGTCTAATATAACTCCCGCTGGTGTTGTTAGGGACGGCAAGAAGTTAAGGTTCAAGTTATTCCCCGGAAAAAGTTTCCGTGAGGTTCTTGAAACCGGTAAAGCCTCAATCCAGCTCACAAATGACCCCGAACTGCTCGTCAGAACGGCTCTAAACCTGCCGCTCAAACTTGAGTTCGAAGAACAAAATGGCCACCGTTGGATAAGAGGCCTTCCGGGAGTTTATGGGAACGTCACGTCAAAGGTCGAGCATTGGGAGGATAACCTTGGAGAAACGGAAGTTTTAATTTGTGAGCTGGTTCCTGAAGGTAAAATCGAGGGAATGCTCCCACTAAGGCCGTTCAGTAGGGCGGACTGCGTCCTTGTGGAAATGGCGGTTTTGTTTACGCGCTATCTCGTAAACCCCCGGGAGGACTTAAGGGAGAAGATTCTCGAGTTGTATTCCGTTTACCGGCATCTTGGTGGTATGTCACCGGTATCTAACTATATGGTATCATTTCTGACAAAAAAGAATCAGAATGGGTGGTAA
- a CDS encoding metallophosphoesterase, producing the protein MARRLLALIMAFVATLSILGAATPALAQEYSTTYSNYLYLPAPVVPAFAVPGGTFNLYPKNGVQIESVTAVSVLHGPYNLQIVSKNDKSVTLKTPEDIAPDDYFLLIKTNNGTLVLPNGLKVFKEWPKTLKIAWVSDTHVTTGAKIGYVCGPYFQSSIYKLEELCSDPIPLHSVVATYSAYQYWAMNGATLLINTGDEVDTSGDVTGYQIVYNITKLASASGLPVVGIKGNHDDPPTVYTQILGPRYFYVTIGKFIIIGLDTGGDRGYPTMDEIEWMENVLNEHKGYIPIILYHHPYFFNPRWNYLGGVIKGLDPSTDWDQIKEYVGRYWGADPEVAKRFLEDVVKYNIPLTLSGHIHHDMYWLYIDKEGHKHYFLTLTSTGAPDKEPNPPANPRHSPTWYGSNLVVVTENGSVEMPYTPVKIENDKVRSDFISVPVPQEFMIFKHETSFGTTLKFINELNNSVSGPIVVPVPANAKVDPSVTNVTYKVIASREIAGKYYMLLNVTVPKGISQLVIDTGKDTEKPVVQIAYLQPSHPTPDSQFTVYFTAQDNLGIRSLYAVLYDSQGNPVKYAKVDRYPGEPVSGKPGNDFYIVELPGLKAGKYKLEIIAEDFYGNKAVVTKELAIGTSKPPATSSTPTSTTSSSGKSGICGPAFIVGLAVLPLLLRRRR; encoded by the coding sequence ATGGCCAGACGGCTGTTGGCTTTGATAATGGCTTTTGTGGCAACTCTTTCCATACTTGGAGCGGCGACCCCGGCACTGGCCCAGGAATACTCAACAACATACAGCAACTATCTGTACCTCCCCGCGCCAGTAGTTCCCGCCTTTGCTGTCCCAGGAGGAACGTTCAACCTCTATCCCAAGAACGGGGTTCAGATTGAGTCTGTAACTGCAGTCTCGGTCTTACACGGGCCATACAACCTGCAGATTGTCTCCAAGAACGACAAGTCAGTTACCCTAAAGACGCCGGAAGATATAGCACCCGATGACTACTTCCTTCTCATAAAAACCAACAACGGAACCCTTGTTCTCCCGAACGGTCTCAAGGTCTTCAAGGAGTGGCCAAAGACCCTCAAGATAGCTTGGGTAAGCGACACCCATGTAACAACCGGCGCAAAAATCGGTTACGTCTGTGGGCCATACTTCCAGAGCAGTATCTACAAACTCGAGGAACTCTGTTCTGACCCAATCCCATTACACAGCGTTGTTGCAACCTACAGTGCCTACCAGTACTGGGCAATGAATGGAGCGACGCTCCTCATAAACACCGGTGATGAAGTTGACACGAGTGGTGACGTTACGGGATACCAGATAGTCTACAACATCACCAAACTTGCATCCGCTTCAGGTCTCCCTGTGGTCGGAATTAAGGGTAATCACGACGACCCGCCGACGGTTTACACCCAAATCCTCGGTCCAAGGTACTTCTACGTTACAATCGGTAAGTTTATTATAATTGGTCTCGACACAGGTGGTGACCGCGGTTACCCCACTATGGATGAGATTGAGTGGATGGAAAATGTTCTCAACGAGCACAAAGGATACATCCCAATAATCCTCTACCACCACCCGTACTTCTTCAACCCACGCTGGAATTACCTCGGTGGCGTCATAAAGGGACTTGACCCGAGCACCGACTGGGACCAGATTAAGGAATACGTCGGCAGGTACTGGGGAGCTGACCCGGAAGTTGCAAAGCGCTTCCTTGAGGACGTCGTCAAGTACAACATCCCTCTCACCCTGAGCGGCCACATCCACCACGACATGTACTGGCTCTACATAGACAAGGAGGGACACAAGCACTACTTCCTAACGCTCACCTCAACAGGCGCCCCTGACAAGGAGCCAAACCCACCAGCCAACCCAAGGCACAGCCCAACTTGGTACGGAAGCAACCTCGTTGTCGTAACCGAGAACGGCAGCGTTGAGATGCCCTACACCCCAGTCAAAATCGAAAACGACAAGGTCAGGAGTGACTTCATAAGCGTCCCCGTTCCACAAGAGTTCATGATATTCAAACATGAAACTAGCTTTGGAACAACCCTTAAGTTCATTAACGAACTCAACAACAGCGTTTCTGGACCGATAGTGGTTCCGGTTCCGGCCAACGCAAAGGTCGACCCGAGCGTTACCAACGTTACCTACAAGGTGATAGCCTCGAGGGAGATAGCCGGTAAGTATTATATGCTCCTCAACGTTACCGTCCCTAAGGGCATTTCCCAGCTCGTCATCGATACGGGCAAGGACACGGAGAAACCGGTGGTTCAAATAGCCTACCTTCAGCCAAGCCACCCAACACCCGACTCCCAGTTCACCGTTTACTTCACGGCTCAAGACAACCTTGGTATAAGGAGCCTCTACGCCGTTCTTTATGACTCCCAGGGCAACCCTGTCAAGTACGCTAAAGTCGACAGGTACCCCGGAGAGCCCGTCAGCGGAAAACCCGGTAACGACTTTTACATCGTCGAGCTTCCGGGACTCAAGGCGGGCAAGTATAAGCTTGAGATAATAGCCGAGGATTTCTACGGAAACAAGGCCGTCGTTACAAAAGAACTCGCCATAGGAACCAGCAAGCCACCTGCAACTTCAAGCACTCCGACTTCGACCACTTCCTCCAGCGGGAAGAGCGGAATCTGTGGCCCGGCCTTCATAGTTGGCCTAGCGGTACTCCCACTCCTCCTCAGAAGGAGGAGGTAA
- a CDS encoding MazG nucleotide pyrophosphohydrolase domain-containing protein, whose protein sequence is MELREFQEMIKEIYFHKDSRRGVERTFLWFVEEIGELSEAIRKRDRESMEEEFADVLAWLASLANLLGVDLEEAAKKKYPGVCPYCGKKPCECEEKF, encoded by the coding sequence ATGGAGCTCAGGGAATTTCAGGAGATGATTAAGGAAATTTATTTCCACAAGGATTCCAGGCGTGGCGTGGAAAGGACATTCCTTTGGTTCGTTGAAGAAATCGGAGAGCTGAGCGAGGCCATAAGAAAGCGGGATAGGGAATCCATGGAGGAGGAGTTTGCAGATGTTCTGGCGTGGCTCGCGAGTTTAGCCAATTTACTGGGCGTTGACTTAGAGGAAGCGGCCAAGAAGAAGTACCCCGGCGTCTGTCCATACTGCGGGAAGAAGCCCTGTGAGTGCGAGGAGAAGTTTTAG
- a CDS encoding TldD/PmbA family protein, giving the protein MELLEFAVEKALELGASYAEVRFEEKTGTHLAMKNGSPEGISINADKGVGIRVIVNGGMGFASTNVLTKESLSEAVKRAVKLAKAASQVRNEPIRFSKENFHRVSYKVKMKKDIRDVSPEEKLELLREIEEEVKATGINVPMRYLMYSDELWKKEIVTSEGAYVKSKIPRVSVVYNLVIFENGQMEQAPFVQRAFSGGFELLEKDEPWNWAVKDVKALRKLITEGKKPPEGKVDLIISPEVAGIAVHESVGHPYEADRIFGREAAQAGESFVKPDMLGERIGSEVVTVIDDPTIPNSWGFYLYDDEGVKARPRYLIRDGIITEFLTNREYAYKLGQHSNAAARAINYNREPIVRMANTYLAPGDYSFEELIEDIKLGVYMVSFNEWNIDDRRYQQRYIGREAYLIENGEMKHPVRRPILEITTRALWSSVDAVGKEVAFYPGTCGKGEPGQGVPVWMGGAHARLRDIPLRRP; this is encoded by the coding sequence ATGGAGCTTTTGGAGTTTGCAGTGGAGAAGGCCCTCGAACTCGGGGCCAGCTATGCTGAGGTGCGCTTTGAGGAAAAAACTGGAACTCATCTGGCAATGAAGAACGGTTCTCCAGAGGGAATAAGCATCAACGCCGACAAGGGCGTCGGAATAAGGGTCATCGTCAACGGTGGAATGGGCTTCGCAAGTACGAACGTCCTCACGAAGGAGAGCTTGTCCGAGGCTGTGAAGAGGGCCGTGAAGCTCGCGAAGGCGGCCTCTCAGGTCAGGAACGAACCCATACGCTTTTCCAAAGAAAACTTCCACCGCGTTTCCTACAAGGTCAAGATGAAGAAGGACATCCGCGACGTTTCTCCGGAAGAGAAGCTTGAGCTCCTCAGGGAAATCGAGGAGGAGGTAAAGGCAACAGGTATAAACGTCCCGATGCGCTACCTGATGTACTCCGACGAGCTGTGGAAGAAGGAGATAGTGACGAGTGAGGGTGCCTACGTGAAGAGCAAAATCCCAAGGGTCTCGGTGGTTTACAACCTCGTGATTTTCGAGAACGGCCAGATGGAGCAGGCTCCATTCGTTCAGAGGGCCTTTTCCGGTGGCTTTGAGCTACTTGAAAAGGACGAGCCATGGAACTGGGCAGTCAAGGACGTTAAGGCCCTGAGGAAGCTCATCACCGAGGGCAAGAAGCCTCCGGAAGGGAAGGTCGACCTCATCATAAGCCCGGAGGTTGCTGGCATAGCAGTCCATGAGAGCGTCGGTCACCCTTACGAGGCCGACAGGATTTTCGGAAGGGAAGCCGCTCAGGCAGGAGAGAGCTTTGTGAAACCGGATATGCTCGGCGAGAGGATTGGGAGTGAGGTAGTTACGGTAATAGACGACCCGACGATACCTAACAGCTGGGGCTTCTACCTCTACGACGACGAGGGCGTTAAAGCCCGCCCGAGGTACCTCATAAGGGATGGAATTATCACCGAGTTCCTCACCAACAGAGAATACGCCTACAAGCTCGGTCAGCACTCAAATGCTGCAGCAAGGGCTATCAACTACAACCGCGAACCGATAGTGAGGATGGCCAACACATACTTGGCTCCCGGAGATTACAGCTTTGAGGAGCTGATTGAAGATATCAAGCTCGGCGTCTACATGGTGTCCTTCAATGAGTGGAACATAGACGACAGGAGGTACCAGCAGAGGTACATAGGCAGGGAAGCCTACCTAATCGAGAACGGCGAGATGAAGCACCCGGTGAGGAGGCCAATCCTTGAGATAACCACCAGGGCGCTCTGGAGTAGCGTTGACGCGGTAGGTAAAGAGGTTGCCTTCTACCCTGGAACCTGCGGAAAGGGTGAGCCAGGACAGGGCGTCCCGGTCTGGATGGGTGGGGCCCATGCGAGGCTTCGTGACATACCCCTGAGGAGGCCGTGA